GACGCGTCCCGGGGTCGGAGGGGCTTCGGCACTCACCGCGTGTCCCCGGCCGCCTTGAACCGCACGGGCACGATCCCGACGGCGTAGTCCTTGCGCAGGGGATGGCCGTCCCAGTCCTCGGGCATCAGGATGCGGGTCATGTCCGGATGCCCGTCGAAGGCGATGCCGAACATGTCGAACGCTTCCCGTTCGGGGTTCTCGGCGCCCGGGAACAGGTCGAACAACGTGGGCAGGCGCGGATCCTCCGCGGGGACCTGCACCCGCAGCCGCACCCGGTCGCGCCGCTGGTGGGAGATGAGGGTGACGACCACTTCGAACCGTTGGGGAACCACCTCATCGGGGAGATCCGTCCTGGACTCGGCACCCAGGTAGTCCACGGCGCAGACGTCGAGGCACTGGCGGTAGCCGGC
The nucleotide sequence above comes from bacterium. Encoded proteins:
- a CDS encoding NADH-quinone oxidoreductase subunit C: MASSPPEGVADLGVPVSTDPAAAPVLHPRLAELLEVAEALRDAGYRQCLDVCAVDYLGAESRTDLPDEVVPQRFEVVVTLISHQRRDRVRLRVQVPAEDPRLPTLFDLFPGAENPEREAFDMFGIAFDGHPDMTRILMPEDWDGHPLRKDYAVGIVPVRFKAAGDTR